In the genome of Aspergillus luchuensis IFO 4308 DNA, chromosome 2, nearly complete sequence, one region contains:
- a CDS encoding sodium/calcium exchanger protein (COG:P;~EggNog:ENOG410PHZ1;~InterPro:IPR004837;~PFAM:PF01699;~TransMembrane:12 (n28-39c47/48o111-130i142-161o181-202i214-232o244-263i752-773o785-806i818-839o851-871i883-912o932-953i965-983o);~go_component: GO:0016021 - integral component of membrane [Evidence IEA];~go_process: GO:0055085 - transmembrane transport [Evidence IEA]) has product MSPLLIPKFLSRRPASRKRGYSARPFWACLLAFSLLAILSWVSGRLAEPTERVSVHNVAQLRKRDNALECRLVRQAKDQCAFVLSNCADHEEGLFSYLQFYYCTAAKAKPIAFIIIVLWLSLLFSTIGIAASDFLCVDLSTLASVLGLSESLTGVTFLAFGNGSPDVFSTFAAMRSNSGSLAIGELLGAASFITSVVAGSMALVRPFRVARRSFVRDVGFFILAVAFSMFLLGDGRLHVWESAMMVALYCFYVVLVVTWHWYLTRQRRSYERNLAARSHFHIPDNQELDIEEEEEDDPGVASEATSLLHGEDFDALERSGVPAWQEGEEDDETRNRYLAEIRDNMHVYRPTTRRRNTLNPIRPSLVGALEFQSVLSSLQRSRNIHRNESFDLERCSDGERSRSHSRLSDNASVVSHPRASRPSLGDRLSPNGGAGSARTRAVSANAAADLKLDTSMFTVNTQQPLLTVRRPSVDTQSPSETTGALASDQSPGSQLSPQLAVSQAPSTESNTHLQSPNLLAPPGAFHSPTYQVSSSRPRSPLPLSPRGTTLSPGPANAFPESPTSPFPPFQDVPSFPSSGAPSLRLPAASSPTERLQIHDSAFDAGSNRTATPTWWPHLQLTSQPILPTLFPTLAGWKSKSFWERLLGIVAAPSVLLLTITLPVVEPVQPDTGANAVPVIVTSADGDGAPSPAVRLPEDSPLLRALDQESISRRNTIDQSGKPEPIPRHSRFDSELPAIQSNMDSPPPPAKEWCLWLVWIQLFVGPFFVALMYWTTVDSDLDVENLLLPSMVSLLFSLICTTCLMISTRHDLTSQPPGAWRPVLAFLGFIVAICWIATIATEVVSSLKTLGVILNISDSLLGLTVFAVGNSLGDLVADITVARLGYPVMALSACFGGPMLNILLGIGLGGLYMTVNAKPEAIAATGGSYEIEVSKVLVISGATLLITLIGLLIVVPLNKWRMDQKIGWGLVVLWVISTLGNVLAELLF; this is encoded by the exons ATGTCTCCTCTATTGATACCCAAGTTTCTCTCTCGACGTCCCGCTTCTCGGAAGCGTGGATATTCGGCCAGACCTTTTTGGGCGTGTTTACttgctttctctctcctggCTATTCTCAGCTGGGTTTCTGGTCGCCTGGCCGAGCCAACCGAGCGGGTCTCGGTTCACAATGTCGCTCAGCTTCGGAAGCGGGACAACGCGCTGGAG TGTCGTCTCGTCCGTCAAGCCAAAGATCAATGTGCCTTCGTCCTATCGAACTGCGCCGATCACGAAGAGGGTCTCTTCTCCTACCTTCAATTCTACTACTGCACTGCGGCAAAGGCCAAGCCGATCGCttttatcatcatcgtcctgtGGCTATCGCTTCTCTTTAGCACCATTGGCATTGCTGCCAGCGATTTTCTCTGTGTAGATCTAAGTACCCTAGCCAGTGTCCTCGGTTTGAGTGAAAGTCTCACGGGTGTCACTTTTCTTGCATTCGGAAATGGCAGTCCGGACGTGTTCTCCACCTTCGCCGCCATGCGTTCGAATAGTGGGAGTCTGGCCATTGGAGAGCTGCTCGGTGCGGCAAGCTTCATCACATCCGTCGTTGCTGGATCAATGGCGCTGGTCCGCCCCTTCAGGGTCGCCCGGAGGAGTTTCGTTCGTGACGTCGGATTTTTTATCCTAGCAGTGGCCTTTAGTATGTTTCTTTTGGGCGACGGCCGCCTCCATGTCTGGGAATCGGCCATGATGGTGGCGCTCTATTGTTTCTACGTTGTATTGGTGGTGACGTGGCACTGGTATTTGACTCGACAGCGTCGCTCCTACGAGAGGAATCTAGCTGCTCGGTCACACTTTCACATCCCGGACAACCAAGAACTTgacatcgaagaagaggaggaagatgacccTGGCGTCGCGTCAGAGGCTACAAGTCTCCTTCATGGCGAAGATTTCGACGCCCTTGAGAGATCCGGTGTTCCAGCCTGgcaagaaggggaggaggacgatgaaACCCGTAATCGGTACCTTGCTGAGATCCGCGACAACATGCACGTTTATCGGCCCACTACAAGGAGGCGCAATACCTTAAATCCCATTAGACCAAGTTTAGTGGGTGCTTTGGAGTTTCAGTCCGTCCTCTCTTCACTTCAAAGATCGCGGAATATTCATCGCAACGAGTCGTTTGATCTCGAGCGATGCTCAGATGGTGAACGATCCCGCTCGCATTCGCGCCTGTCAGACAATGCTTCCGTTGTGTCTCATCCGCGTGCCAGTCGTCCCTCGCTGGGCGACCGCTTATCTCCCAATGGAGGCGCTGGTTCAGCCCGCACTCGAGCGGTGTCTGCCAACGCTGCCGCAGATCTGAAACTAGACACAAGCATGTTCACTGTCAATACTCAGCAGCCGCTGCTCACTGTTCGTCGGCCTTCGGTGGATACTCAATCGCCCTCAGAAACGACAGGCGCCTTAGCATCCGATCAGAGCCCAGGATCACAACTCTCCCCTCAATTGGCCGTCTCGCAAGCCCCCAGTACCGAGTCGAACACGCATCTTCAGAGCCCGAACCTCCTTGCGCCCCCTGGTGCTTTCCATTCACCAACTTATCAAGTGTCAAGTTCTCGTCCTCGATCCCCGCTTCCGTTGTCCCCGCGCGGAACGACCCTCTCCCCGGGCCCAGCAAATGCTTTCCCGGAAAGCCCTACTAGCCCATTCCCACCTTTTCAAGATGTACCCAGTTTCCCATCCTCTGGGGCACCCAGCCTGCGCCTTCCAGCCGCATCAAGTCCGACGGAGCGGTTGCAGATTCACGATAGCGCCTTCGATGCTGGGAGTAACCGGACGGCAACCCCGACATGGTGGCCGCACCTGCAACTCACTTCCCAGCCCATCCTTCCCACCTTATTCCCGACTTTGGCAGGCTGGAAATCCAAGTCCTTCTGGGAGCGACTCTTGGGAATTGTTGCTGCCCCCAGTGTATTGCTCCTGACAATTACCCTCCCAGTGGTTGAACCTGTACAACCTGATACGGGTGCAAACGCTGTTCCCGTCATAGTAACTTCGGCTGACGGCGATGGTGCACCATCACCTGCTGTGCGACTGCCTGAAGATAGTCCACTTCTTCGTGCGCTTGACCAAGAGTCCATTTCACGACGAAACACGATTGATCAGAGTGGCAAGCCAGAACCTATCCCGAGACATTCTCGTTTCGATTCCGAATTGCCGGCCATCCAGTCAAACATGGATTCCCCACCGCCACCTGCGAAAGAGTGGTGCCTTTGGCTAGTCTGGATTCAACTCTTCGTGGGACCCTTCTTCGTGGCCTTGATGTATTGGACGACAGTTGATTCCGATTTAGATGTTGAGAATCTTCTCCTGCCGTCCATGgtctcccttctcttctccttgatatGCACAACCTGCCTGATGATCAGCACACGGCACGACCTCACTTCTCAGCCTCCAGGTGCCTGGCGTCCCGTTCTAGCATTTTTAGGCTTCATCGTCGCAATCTGCTGGATCGCAACCATCGCCACCGAGGTTGTCAGCTCTCTCAAGACCCTAGGCGTAATCTTGAACATCAGTGACTCTCTCCTCGGCCTGACTGTGTTTGCAGTGGGTAATTCCTTGGGCGACCTGGTAGCAGACATCACGGTGGCCCGCCTAGGATATCCCGTAATGGCGCTGAGCGCCTGTTTCGGAGGCCCCATGCTGAATATCCTTCTGGGTATTGGCCTAGGCGGGCTTTACATGACCGTGAACGCCAAGCCAGAAGCCATCGCCGCGACGGGCGGATCGTACGAGATTGAAGTCTCCAAGGTCCTCGTCATCAGTGGTGCTACTCTACTCATCACCTTGATTGGTCTGCTGATCGTCGTCCCCTTGAATAAATGGAGGATGGACCAGAAAATTGGCTGGGGCCTGGTTGTTCTCTGGGTCATTAGTACGCTTGGCAATGTCCTCGCCGAGCTTCTATTCTGA
- the pan1 gene encoding actin cytoskeleton-regulatory complex protein PAN1 (COG:Z;~EggNog:ENOG410Q4IW;~InterPro:IPR011992,IPR013182,IPR002048,IPR003124, IPR000261;~PFAM:PF08226,PF12763;~go_function: GO:0003779 - actin binding [Evidence IEA];~go_function: GO:0005509 - calcium ion binding [Evidence IEA];~go_function: GO:0005515 - protein binding [Evidence IEA]), with protein sequence MYSSSNTFLGGANSARPGQPFMQQSPYSQQFAPGQHQQQQPPQQGGFAPQPTGYGPQMSSFGASQLQPQATGFPAGQLQPQFTGFPGAVPQSQPTGFQPPVQQPQITGYPAQSQPPQFQVPASTGLPVRQAPRTSSEIADSFQDVAGMAPPPPPKASASKIPNIRLSFITAQDQAKFEQLFKSAVGDNQTMSGDKAKELLLRSKLNGSDLSKIWVLSDSTKSGQLFFPEFALAMYLCNLRITGRELPSALPEKIRNEVSSMVDIISFQVPDTQPEPAARTNVPNFDAPLLENKSAPPAPQQPQPQQPSNAQLLTQLTAQPTGFPQSTGFQQSQSPFPGQNSALAPQATGFPGQSQQLQPQATGFMTNPQPTGYSGPRPPMPPMPTGFGSNLSPAQTGGVSALTAQPTGIPGQWGFVNAPATGLPNIEALKQQLMPQPGREGGFTTVGLSGNAHIPWAITKEEKKIYDDLFRAWDGFRKGFIGGDTAIEIMGQSGLNRSDLERIWTLADPNNRGRLNMDEFAVAMHLIYRKLNGYPVPNRLPPELVPPSTRNLNDSIGTIKSLLSQDAESRKASGAFLQPQKTGVSYLKEHSFRGGAVSPGVGRKDATLFKNNDEAAAGYRSSARRRVGNNGRTPSPAASQASEEELSVDQLKKKIREAQIMLDAVDFQDENQAEEDDALDRRDRREAESLMDRIRRVQDDIDTHPDASFRNLDTGAERRSLRRQLQAYEDQVPQVASEVRRVEREIAEVRLELFRLKDAKEHPNSASSIVGTGPGGTVTEADRIKARARARMQARAAELAGRPVPASQDDDGAATRRLEAENATVKAERERNETMTRDVEESVREFARSLEDSLKDGGESSTREHERRRWEDALGVEDVVRDFIYDLKRSSRTAHVRKEEQQRAADTQSQRSRYDESPLGGAAASQNSPTPTGSVVSAGSTHEDRVAAARERAQKRIAERMAAAGLKPHSDAGETLLQRQEREKKEREERLRRAEEEDAKREQERQRRLAEEQGGPTAQSAKPAGKKPPPAPPSRKGRTDSAGQAEAKKAREEAAKIEQSTREQAIREEQQAQEEETARLETAAREREAEFLKEKEAQEARLAALQEQVRQGKIKKQEEKRRKEEAARAAKEQEARLATQRAELEMAKERERQLQLELEGLDESSSDEEGPINITPQDSTPTQSQVLPAADTTVPTPAPAPSVPAPELEVVTSPAESASSHAPPTSLSPEAESKNPYFKRISQSDSQVPPPPPAPQPAAPKAESQSTNPFHRLAQQQESSKPAFTAPGPLERKSRVRPEADDDWSAAGSEFDDSSDDDDERPGGGSAKQLASILFGTMAPPRPLSAMDDKTPSKSSTPVQDSPATPAPPTEAAEPPAAPAAVPPPPPPPPAPAPAVPSPSAAAPPPPPPPAPSMAPPVPPPGVPPPPAPPAAPMGGSGRSALLASIQAGTGLRKVQTNDRSISSSAGRVLD encoded by the exons ATGTACTCTTCATCCAACACCTTCCTGGGCGGCGCCAACAGCGCACGTCCGGGACAGCCTTTCATGCAGCAGTCTCCATACTCGCAACAATTTGCCCCTggccaacatcaacaacaacaaccgccaCAGCAGGGTGGATTTGCGCCTCAGCCGACTGGCTATGGCCCTCAAATGTCCAGTTTCGGGGCCTCTCAGCTGCAGCCTCAAGCCACGGGGTTCCCGGCTGGTCAGCTCCAACCTCAGTTTACAGGGTTTCCGGGCGCAGTACCACAATCGCAACCAACTGGCTTCCAGCCCCCGGTTCAGCAGCCCCAGATCACCGGTTATCCCGCACAGTCGCAGCCTCCGCAGTTCCAGGTTCCCGCAAGCACTGGCCTCCCTGTTCGTCAGGCGCCTCGGACTTCGTCGGAAATAGCGGATTCGTTCCAAGATGTTGCTGGCATGgctccgcctccgccaccTAAGGCGTCTGCCAGTAAGATACCAAACATTCGGCTCTCCTTCATCACTGCGCAGGACCAGGCGAAATTCGAGCAGCTCTTCAAGTCTGCGGTTGGAGATAATCAGACAATGAGTGGTGATAAAGCAAAggagcttcttctgcggtCAAAGCTGAATGGGAGTGATTTGTCCAAGATCTG GGTGCTCTCGGATTCTACCAAGTCTGGCcagctcttcttccccgaaTTTGCCCTGGCTATGTACCTGTGCAACTTGAGAATCACGGGTAGAGAATTGCCTAGCGCCCTCCCTGAGAAGATCAGGAACGAAGTCTCCAGCATGGTggacatcatctccttccaagTCCCTGATACTCAGCCGGAACCTGCTGCTAGAACGAATGTACCAAATTTCGATGCACCTCTCTTAGAGAATAAATCTGCTCCCCCCGCCCcccagcagccgcagccacAGCAGCCGAGTAATGCGCAGCTTCTGACGCAGCTCACAGCGCAGCCCACGGGTTTCCCTCAGTCGACGGGGTTCCAACAAAGTCAATCCCCTTTCCCGGGCCAAAACTCTGCCCTTGCCCCGCAAGCCACTGGGTTTCCTGGACAGTCCCAGCAATTACAGCCACAAGCCACTGGTTTCATGACCAATCCTCAGCCGACTGGGTACAGCGGTCCTCGTCCTCCAATGCCTCCAATGCCTACCGGCTTCGGGTCAAATTTGAGTCCTGCTCAAACTGGAGGAGTATCGGCTCTGACCGCGCAGCCTACCGGCATACCTGGGCAATGGGGCTTCGTGAATGCGCCGGCAACTGGCTTGCCTAACATAGAAGCTCTCAAGCAGCAGCTGATGCCGCAGCCAGGCCGCGAAGGTGGATTCACTACAGTCGGTCTTTCTGGAAACGCTCATATTCCCTGGGCCAtcaccaaggaagagaagaagatttaTGACGATCTGTTTCGAGCCTGGGATGGTTTCCGTAAAGGCTTTATCGGTGGTGATACTGCTATCGAAATCATGGGACAAAGTGGTCTAAACCGGTCTGATCTGGAACGCATTTGGACGCTGGCCGACCCAAACAACAGGGGACGCCTGAACATGGATGAGTTTGCCGTGGCAATGCATCTAATCTACCGGAAGTTGAACGGGTACCCAGTCCCGAATCGTCTGCCCCCGGAGCTTGttcccccatccaccagGAACCTGAACGATTCGATAGGCACGATCAAGTCCCTCCTTTCTCAAGATGCAGAGAGCCGAAAGGCGTCTGGCGCGTTCTTGCAACCACAGAAGACTGGTGTGAGCTACCTGAAAGAGCACTCCTTTCGTGGTGGTGCGGTGTCTCCGGGTGTAGGTCGGAAAGATGCTACACTATTCAAGAATAACGACGAGGCGGCTGCTGGGTATCGCTCCAGCGCGCGTCGTCGAGTTGGCAACAATGGACGTACGCCATCACCTGCTGCTTCCCAGGCttccgaggaagagctgTCCGTGgaccagctgaagaagaagattcgTGAAGCCCAGATCATGTTGGATGCGGTGGATTTCCAAGACGAAAATCaagcggaagaggatgatgctCTAGATCGGCGAGACCGCAGGGAAGCGGAGAGTCTTATGGACCGGATACGACGGGTACAGGACGATATTGACACCCATCCTGATGCTTCCTTCCGTAATCTTGATACCGGGGCCGAACGGAGGTCGCTACGTCGTCAGCTGCAGGCTTATGAAGATCAAGTCCCGCAAGTGGCATCAGAAGTAAGGCGTGTTGAGCGGGAAATCGCGGAGGTTCGACTTGAATTATTCCGCCTGAAGGATGCAAAGGAACATCCTAACAGTGCATCCTCTATCGTGGGTACAGGCCCAGGGGGCACAGTCACCGAAGCCGATCGTATTAAAGCCCGTGCCCGTGCCAGAATGCAAGCCCGCGCCGCTGAACTTGCCGGAAGGCCCGTTCCCGCCAGCCAGGACGACGATGGAGCTGCAACTCGCCGACTCGAGGCCGAGAATGCTACTGTTAAAGCTGAAAGGGAGAGAAACGAGACCATGACTCGCGACGTCGAGGAAAGTGTCAGAGAGTTTGCGCGGAGTCTGGAAGACAGTCTTAAAGATGGTGGTGAAAGTTCGACGCGTGAGCATGAACGGCGACGCTGGGAGGACGCCTTGGGTGTTGAAGATGTGGTTCGCGACTTTATCTACGATTTGAAGCGTAGCAGCCGCACCGCGCATGTTCGCAAGGAAGA ACAACAAAGAGCAGCAGATACGCAAAGCCAGCGGTCCCGCTACGATGAATCGCCACTGGGAGGCGCAGCTGCTTCGCAAAATTCCCCGACGCCTACCGGCTCAGTCGTATCAGCTGGCTCTACGCATGAGGACCGTGTTGCGGCTGCTAGGGAACGTGCGCAGAAGCGGATCGCTGAACGGATGGCTGCTGCAGGGCTCAAGCCCCACAGTGACGCAGGAGAGACTCTGCTCCAACGGCAGGAGCGCGAGAAAAAAGAACGTGAAGAGCGGTTGAGgcgagcagaagaagaagatgctaAGCGGGAGCAAGAGCGACAACGTCGTCTGGCCGAAGAGCAGGGTGGCCCTACGGCGCAATCTGCTAAGCCGGCTGGCAAGaagcctcctccagcaccgcCTTCTCGTAAGGGTCGGACTGACAGTGCAGGCCAAGCCGAGGCAAAGAAGGCAAGGGAGGAAGCAGCTAAAATAGAGCAATCTACACGGGAACAAGCTATTAGAGAGGAACAGCAggcgcaggaagaagagacagcCCGCCTAGA GACTGCCGCCAGAGAACGCGAAGCAGAATttctgaaggagaaggaggcccaGGAGGCCCGTCTTGCCGCACTGCAAGAACAGGTCCGACAAgggaagatcaagaagcaggaagagaagcgtCGCAAGGAAGAGGCAGCCCGTGCGGCCAAAGAACAGGAAGCGAGACTCGCCACCCAGCGTGCTGAGCTTGAGATGGCCAAAGAACGCGAGCGTCAACTTCAattggagctggagggcttggatgagaGTTCctcggatgaggaaggcCCTATCAACATCACGCCGCAGGACAGTACTCCGACTCAGAGTCAAGTTCTTCCTGCCGCAGATACTACAGTGCCGACCCCAGCTCCTGCGCCTTCGGTTCCAGCTCCAGAGTTAGAAGTCGTGACCAGTCCCGCTGAGTCTGCTAGTAGCCACGCTCCGCCCACCAGTCTTAGCCCAGAAGCTGAGTCCAAAAACCCTTACTTCAAGAGAATCAGCCAGTCCGACAGCCAGGTgccgcctccaccacctgCACCTCAGCCTGCCGCTCCAAAAGCCGAGTCTCAGTCGACCAACCCATTCCATCGGCTGgcacagcagcaggagagcTCCAAGCCTGCATTTACTGCGCCCGGTCCGCTGGAGCGCAAGTCTCGAGTGCGTCCCGAGGCGGATGATGACTGGTCGGCGGCTGGATCGGAGTTTGACGACTcttctgatgatgacgatgaacgGCCGGGTGGTGGTAGCGCGAAACAACTCGCAAGCATCTTGTTCGGCACCATGGCTCCTCCCCGGCCTCTGAGTGCTATGGATGACAAGACTCCTTCAAAGTCGTCTACTCCCGTCCAGGATAGTCCAGCAACCCCCGCACCGCCGACTGAGGCGGCTGAACCCCCCGCTGCCCCCGCTGCTGtgcctcctcccccgccgcccCCGCCTGCCCCCGCCCCGGCAGTGCCCAGCCCCAGTGCTGcggcaccgccgccgccgccgcctccggcTCCCTCCATGGCGCCTCCAGTGCCACCTCCAGGCGTTCCCCCGCCACCTGCGCCCCCGGCTGCTCCCATGGGCGGCTCTGGTAGAAGTGCCTTGCTAGCGTCGATCCAGGCGGGAACGGGGCTTCGAAAGGTCCAGACCAACGATCGCAGCATTAGCTCTTCCGCGGGGCGTGTTCTGGACTGA
- the RPB11 gene encoding DNA-directed RNA polymerase II core subunit RPB11 (BUSCO:EOG0926591L;~COG:K;~EggNog:ENOG410PQZG;~InterPro:IPR036603,IPR037685,IPR009025,IPR008193;~PFAM:PF01193,PF13656;~go_component: GO:0005665 - RNA polymerase II, core complex [Evidence IEA];~go_function: GO:0001055 - RNA polymerase II activity [Evidence IEA];~go_function: GO:0003677 - DNA binding [Evidence IEA];~go_function: GO:0003899 - DNA-directed 5'-3' RNA polymerase activity [Evidence IEA];~go_function: GO:0046983 - protein dimerization activity [Evidence IEA];~go_process: GO:0006351 - transcription, DNA-templated [Evidence IEA];~go_process: GO:0006366 - transcription by RNA polymerase II [Evidence IEA]): MNAPDRYESFVLANGENKVEMEIDTRIPSSAIFTFNKEDHTLGNLIRSRLLQSSHVLFAAYKVPHPLVPNFQLRVQTDGDVSPKDAVIAACHELVRDLGILSREFTKEYELRKMVGATAQQQNGVQDGV, encoded by the exons ATGAACGCACCAGACCG ATACGAGTCTTTCGTTCTTGCGAATGGCGAGAACAAAGTTGAGATGGAGATCGATACTC GCATCCCTTCTTCTGCGATCTTCACCTTCAACAAGGAAGATCACACATTGGGGAATTTGATCCGCTCTCGCCTCTTGCAAAGCTCCCATGTTCTCTTCGCTGCGTACAAG GTTCCCCATCCGCTTGTTCCCAATTTCCAGCTTCGAGTTCAGACCGATGGCGATGTCTCCCCCAAGGATGCGGTAATCGCAGCCTGCCATGAGCTCGTTCGGGACCTGGGTATTCTCTCCCGGGAATTTACCAAGGAATATGAGCTCCGTAAGATGGTAGGGGCTACCGCTCAGCAGCAGAATGGCGTCCAGGATGGTGTTTAG